The genomic interval GACCACCATGTCCAGGCTGCGTTCCATGCAGATCGCGATGCGGTCCTCCGCAACAACGCCCATCGCGATCAGATGATGGGCCAGGCGGTTGGCGCGGCGGTTCAATTCGGCGTAGCTCAGCGCATTGCCGCCGACGCCGTCCTCGTAGCTCAGCGCGACCGCATCGGGGCTGCGTTGCGCCTGCGCTTCGAACAGCGCATGCACCGTGGTATCCGGATAGCTGCGTTCGGTCGCGTTCCAGCCGTTCAGTAACCGGTTGCGTTCGACGGCATCGAGCAACGGCAGGCGCGCTATCGCCGCAGTGTCGTTCAGCGTCATGCCGGCCAACAGCCGCCGCCAATAACCGAAGTAGCGCTCGACTGTCGTCGCGTCGAACAACGATGTCATGTAGCTCAGCGCGCCGACGATCTCCTCGCCCTGCTCGCGCAAGTTCAGGATCAGCTCGAACTGGGCGTTGCTCGCTTCCTGGTCCAGACCCTCGATGGTCACGCCAGGCATCGACAACCGCGCTTCGCTCTGGTTCTGCCAGGCCAGCATGACCTGGAAGATCGGCGTGTGCGCGGTGCTGCGCACCGGCTTTGTCACCTCGACCACATGGTCGAACGGCAGGTCTTGGTGCGACTGCGCATCCAGCACGCGGCGGCGCGTGCGGGTCAACAGTTCCGCCACTGTGGGCTCGCCGTTCAGTTCCACGCGCAGCGCGAGCGTATTGACGAAGAAGCCGACCAGCGGTTCGATCTCGGCCCGGTTGCGGCCGGCCATCGGGCTGCCGATCACCACCTCTTCCTGCCCGGACAGGCGGCTCAGCAGCGCCGCCCAGCTCGCCAGCAGGGTCATGTAGAGGGTCACCCCGTGGCGCTGGCTCAGCGCCTTGAGCTGAGCGGTCAGGGTCGCATCGAGTACGACGTCCAGTGCGCTGCCGGCGAAGTCCTGATACGGCGGGCGCGGACGATCGGTCGGCACTTCCAGCAAGGTCGGCGCACCGGCGAGGGTTTCGCGCCAGTACGTGACCTGTCGCTCCAATTGGCCGCCGGCCAACCATTGCCGCTGCCATTGCGCATAGTCGATGTACTGGATCGGCAACGGCGGCAAAGGATCGTCGGCGCCTTCGATTTCGGCGGTATACAGACGGCCGAGCTCTTCCAGCATGACGCCGATCGACCAGCCGTCCGAGGCGATGTGATGGACTACCACGTACAGCGCGTGCTCCTCGTCTTCCAGCTGCATCAGCAACACCCGCAGAGGCGGATCGGCGCTCAGATCGAAGGGCTCGGCGTACAGCGCTTCGCCCCGGACGGCGCGCAAGGCGTCGCGGTTGCGTTCGCCACGCAGGTCCTCGAAGCGCAACCGCAGCGTCGCGTCCGCATCGACTCGCTGCATCGGTTGGCCATCGATCAGCACGAAGCGCGTGCGCAGCGATTCGTGGCGCGCAACGACGCGCTGCAAGCAACGCTCCAGCGCCGCCACGTCCAGGCGACCGGTCAGACGCAAGGCGCCGGCGGTATGATAGGCAGCGCTGGCGCGATCGAGTTGGCTCAAGAACCACAAGCGCTGTTGCGCGAGCGACAGCGGCATATGCGGATGACGCTCGGCCACGCTAATGGCGCTCAGTTGCGCCGCGTCGCCGCTCGCCAGGCGCTGCGCCAGCTGTGACAGCACCGGCGCTTCGAACACCCAGCGCAGCGGCAGCTCCACGCCCAGCATTTGCCGCACCCGCGAACTCAGCTGCACCGCGAGCAGCGAATGCCCGCCCAGTTCGAAGAAGCCATCGTGGCGGCCGACCTGTTCGACCTTCAGCAACTGGCTCCACAACTGCGCCAGGCGCTGCTCGATCTCGCCCTGCGGCGCCGCATACGCGCGCCGCGCATACGCGCTGTCGTCCGGCGCCGGCAGCGCCTTGCGATCCAGCTTGCCGTGCGCGGTCAACGGCCAGGCCTGCAGCTGCACGAACGCCGCCGGCACCATGTACTCGGGCAACTGGCTGGCCAGGCGTTCGCGCAACCCACCGGCGTCCAGCGCCTCCTGCACAGCGCCTCCGGTCAGACAGTACGCCACCAGCCGCGGCTCGCCGCCCTCCCCGCGCGCCACCACCACCGCCTCGCGCACTCCAGGACATTCGAGCAGCTTGGCTTCGATCTCGCCCAGTTCGATGCGGAAGCCGCGGATCTTCACCTGGAAGTCGTTGCGACCGGCGAACTCCAGGCTGCCGTCGGGCGACCAGCGACCGAGGTCGCCGGTCCGGTACAGGCGCGCGCCGGGCTCGCTGGAGAAGGGGTCGGCGACATAGCGCTCCGCGGTCAGCGCGTCCCGGTTCAGATAGCCCGGCGTGACGCCGTCGCCGCCGATCCACAACTCCCCGATCACCCCCACCGGGACCGGCTGACGGTGCGCGTCCAGCACGTACACCTGGGTATTGGCGATCGGACGGCCGATGCTGATCCGCGCTTCCTCCGCGCTCAGCGCCGTCGTGGTCGACAGGATCGTCGTCTCGGTCGGACCGTAGCCGTTGACGTACTCGCCGCGACCGGCCCAACGCTGCACCAGCTCCGGCGTCGGCGCCGAACCGGCGGTCAGCAGCTTCATGCCGGCCGCTGCCAGCGCCGGATCCAGCTGTTGCAGATAGGCCGGCGGCAAGGCCGCAAAGCCGATCTGCCGCTCCAGCAGATACGCCTGCAGGCGCTGCGGGCTTTGAATCGTCTCCTCGTCCAGCAGGTGCAGTTCGGCGCCGCCGAGCAGGCCGGCGAAGATCTCGCCGGCCGATGCGTCGAAGGTGTACGGCGCGAACTGGGTCATGCGCACGCCCGCCGCCAGCAAGCCGGCAGCGCGGCACCAGCAGCAGAAGTTCACCACGTTGCGGTGCGAGACCTGTACGCCCTTGGGCGTGCCCGTCGTGCCGGAGGTGTAGATCACGTACGCCAGCTGCGTCGCCTCCATGCCAACGACCGCCGGGTCGTGATCGGCATGCGCCGACAGCGCGTCGGCCACCGCCTCCAGGCGCGCCACCGGCACACCCGGCACGTCGGGCACCTGCGCGCTCGCATCCGCGATCCACAGCGCCGGCTGCGCGTCGTCCAGCATGAACGCCACGCGCGCCCACGGCAGATCCGGCGCCATCGGCACATAGGCAGCGCCAGCCTTCAGCACGCCGAGCAGCGTCTCCACCATCGGCACGCCGCGCGACAGCGACAAGGCGACGCGCGCGCCAGGCCCGATGCCCTGCGCGCCCAACCAATGGGCGATCCGATTGGCGCGGCGGTTCAAGGCCGCGTAGCTGACCCGTCGCTCGCCCCATACCAGTGCCACCGCGTCCGGGTGCGCCGCGGTCTGCGCGGCGAACAACGCGCCGATGCAGGTGTCGCGCGGATAAGGCTGCGCCGTCGCGTTCCACCGCTGCAGCACCTGCGCGCGTTCGGCCTCGCCCAGCAACGGCAGCGCCGATACCGGCACCGTGTCGTCGTTGGCCATCGCCACCAGCAAGCGCTGCCAGTAGCCGACGAAGCGCTCGATCGTCTCGCGATCGAACAAGGCGGTCATGTAGTTCAGGAAGCCGCTGATGCAGCCGTCCTTCTCGCGCAGATCCATCAACAGGTCGAGCTGCGCGGTTTTCATCGCCTTCGGCGCGCGCACCACTTCGACGTCCGGCAGGGCCAATTCGCCTTCATCCTGGCTCTGCCAGGCCAACATCACCTGGAACATCTGATTGTAGGCGCTGTTGCGCGGCGGCTTGAGCGCTTCGATCACGCGGTCCAGCAACACATCTCCGTGCGCCTGCGCATCGAGCAGTCGCTGGCGGGTACGCGCCAACAGCTCGCCGGTGGAGGGATTGCCATCCAGGTCGATCCGCAGCGCAAGGGTATTGATGAAGAAGCCGATCAGCGGCTCGATCTCTTCGCGGTTGCGGCTGGCCATCGGGCTGCCGATCACCACCTCCGATTGCCCCGACAGGCGCGAGAACACCGCCGCCCAGCTCGCCAGGATCGTCATGTAGAGGGTGACGCCGTGGCGCCGACTCAAGGCCTTGAGCCGGGCGGTCAAGGCCTCTTCAAGATGCAGATCGATCGCTGCGCCGGCAAAATCCTGCTGCGGCGCTCGCGGCCGATCGGTCGGCAGCTCGAGCAGCGGCGGCGCACCCGCCAACGTCTCGCGCCAGTAGCCGATCTGCCGATCCAGCTCGGCAGCGGGCAGATGCTCGCCCTTCCAGAACGCGTAATCGATGTATTGCACCGGCAGCGCCGGCAATGAGGCCTGCGCCTGGCCGGTTTCGGCGGCATAGAACTCGCTCAGCTCCCTGAGCATGACGCCGATCGACCAACCGTCGGAGACGATGTGGTGGGTCACCCATTGCAACTCAAACGCACGCTCGTCCAGTTGCAGCACTTGCGCGCGCAACGGCACGTCGCGACCGAGATCGAACGGCTCCGCGTACAGCGCCGAATACAGCGTATCGCAACGAGTGGCCACATCTTCGGCGCCACGGAGATCCTGAAAGCGCAGATCGAACGAAGCGCTGTCGCCGATGCCCAGCATGGGCTCGCCGTCGATCTGAACGAAACGGGTGCGCAGGATTTCGTGCCGCGCAACGATGGCGCGCCAACTGCGCTCCAGCGCCTGGCGATCCAGGTCACCAGCGAGGCGATATGCGCCACCGATATGGTGCGCCGAGGTTGCCTGACCGAGCTGGGTCATCACCCAGAAGCCGCGCACGATCTGCGGCATCGCCATGAACGGCCGGCGCGCCACCGGCGCGATCGGATTCAGGCTGGACGCGGCGATGCGCGGCAGGCGCTCGCCCAGCTGACACAGTTCCGAGGCCTCGAACACATCGCGGAACGTCAGCTCGACGCCGAGCGCCTTGCGCACGCGCGACACCAGCTGCACGGCGAGCAACGAATGTCCGCCGAGTTCGAAGAAGTCGTCGTTGCGCCCGACCTTTTCGAGCCGCAGCAGATCGGACCATATGCAGGCCAGCGTGGTCTCGATCTCGCCCTGCGGCGCCGCGTAGACGCGGCGCGTGTAAGCCGCCTCGTCGGGTGCCGGTAGCGCCTTGCGGTCGAGCTTGCCGTTGGCGGTCAGCGGCCAGGCCTCCAGCCGCACGAACGCCGATGGCATCATGTAATCGGGCAAAGCGCTGGCGACATGCTCGCGAATCGCGGCGATGTCCAGCGCCTCGTCGGCCAGGCAGTACGCGACCAGGCGCTTGCCGCCGTTGTCGTCGTCGCGCGCAACCACCACCGCTTCGCGCACGCCCGCGCATTCGCCGAGCCTGGCTTCGATCTCGCCCAGCTCGATGCGGAAGCCGCGAATCTTCACCTGGAAGTCGTTGCGGCCAAGCAGGGTGATCGTACCGTCGTTCGACCAACGCCCGAGGTCGCCGGTCTTGTACATGTGGGCGCCGGGCTCGGCGCTGAACGGATCGTCGAGAAAGCGCTCGGCGGTCAGTTCCGCCTTGCCGAGATAGCCGCGGGCGACACCATGGCCGCCGATGAAGATCTCGCCGGCCACGCCGATCGGCGCAGGAGCGCCGGTCTCGTCAAGGATATAGATCTGCGTGTTGCCGATCGGGCGGCCGACGTCGGCGAGGAAGCCGGTACCGCGATCCATCCGCGTCCACGTCGAATAGGTCGTGGTTTCGGACGGACCATAGAGATTGCACAGTTGCTCGACCTGCGGAGTGGCGATGATGCGTTCGGCGAGCGCGCGCTTGAGTGGTTCGCCAGCGACGTTCACCACCCGCACACTTGGCGGAATCGCCTCGGCGCGGGTCAGCTCCATCATCACCGAAGGCACGGTATTGATCAGGGTGACCGGCAATGCCGCGTTCAGCAGCACCAGCGCGTTATCGACCAGGGTCACGCAGCCGCCGCACGACAAGGGCACGCCGTACTCGTAAATCGACAGATCGAAATTGATCGAGGTAGAGAACAGGCAATTGCGCAACGTGTCGGACGAAAATTCCTGCAAGGCCCAGCAGATGAAATTGACGCCGTTGCGATGTTCGATGGCCACGCCCTTGGGCCGACCGGTCGAACCGGAGGTATAGATCAAATAAGCCAGGTGGCGCGAATTCAGGCCGACCGCCTGCGCCGCCGGATTCTCGCTGGACGCGTTCACCCACGCACCCGCATCAGCCTGCAGGTCGAGCACGGTCAACGACTGCGCCTGTTCGGCCAGCGCCAGCGCTTGCGCCAGCACGGGGCCGCCGACGGCATCGGTGAGCACCACCCGCGGCATGGCATCGTCGAGCATGTAGCCCAGACGGTCTGCGGGATAGGCGGGATCCAGCGGCACATAGGCGGCGCCGGACTTCAGCGAGGCCAGCAGCGCGACCAGCATGTCGGCGCTGCGCTGCACACAGATGCCGACGCGCTCGTCCGGGCCAAGGCCGAGCGTACGCAGATGATGCGCGAGGCGGTTGGCGCGTTCGTTGAGTTGCGCATAGCTCAACCTGCTGGCGCCGGCGACCAGCGCCACCGCGTCGGGCGAGCGTGCGACCTGCGCCTCGAACAACTCGTGCATGCAGGCGTCGCGCGGATAGTCGATCGCCGTCGCGTTCCAGGTTTCCAGAACCAGGCGGCGCTCTGCCTCGCCCAGAATCGGCAGGCGCGATACCGCCTGCGTCTCGTCCAGGGCCATCGCACGCAACAAGCGTTGCCAGTGGCCGAGGTATCGTTCGATGCTGTCGGCTTCGAACAAGGCGATCGCGTAGTGCAGTTCGCCGGCGATGCCGTCGGCGGACTGGCGCAGATCCAACGCCAGGTCCACGCCCACCGACTGTACCTGCGCCGGCGCACCGGCCTCGCGCAAGGCCAATACGCTCTGGAACACGGGCGCCGACAGCGCGCCGGCTAGCGACGCGGTGGATGCGACGATGCCCTCGAAGCTGGGCACCGCATGCGCGAAGGCATCGCGCAGGCGACGATCGACCCGAACCAGCAGCTCTGCGACGCTCGGCTGCCCGCTCAGATCGACGCGCAGCGGCAGCACATCGCCGATCGAGCCGGCCGGCGCACCGCCGTCGGTCGGCACGCCAACCACGACGTCGTCCTGGCTCGACAAGCGCGCCAGCGTTGCCGCCCACCCCGCCAACAAGGTGGATTGCAGGGTCGTGCCTCGACGCGCGGCGAGCGCGTCCAGGAGTGCGGTCAACTCCGAATCGATGGAGATCCCGATGCTGGCCGTGGCCGCATCCTGTCGCCCGCTGCGCGGACGATCGGTCGGCAATTCGAGCATGGCCGGCGCACCTGCGAGCGCATCGCGCCAGTAGGCAACGTGACGATCGAAATCGTTGCCGATCGCAGGGTTGACCGGCGACGTCTCCGTATCGGAGCCGGTGCGGAGCGAAGCGTCCAAGAAATTTCCGTTTGACATCCTGATCCCTGTCCTTCCTGCATCGAACCGGCTTTCCAGCCGACCCTGTCCATGGTGCGGACCGCAAGGTCCGATACGCTTCAGGCCGCGAGCTTGTCGATCGCGCCAGCGACGGTTTCCGCGTTGCGTCCGAACTGATTGATCGTGGCGATCTGTTCCAGGCGATCGCCATAACCGTATTTGATGAACCCCGACAGCGTGCCGGTGGGGCCGAGATCGACGAAGCGACACGGCCCTTCGGCGGCGATCGCGGCGATCGCGGCGCGGAAATCCACCATCTGGCTGGTCACCTTCCAGTAATGCGCCGGTACGACCCGCTCCAGGCGACCGGCGGTCGCGGAGGAGTACTGCGCGATGGACGGCACCGAGATCGGCACGCCATCGAACATGCGCAGGAACGCCCCCTCGATCGGCGCGAGCAGGGGCGAATGGAACGGATATTCGACCGGCAGGCTCATCGAGACGACGGCCTGGGCATCCAGCCTGCGCCGGGTGTCGTCGATGGCCGCACGATTACCGCTGACGACGAAGTTGCCGTCGAAATTGACGCTGCCGATCACGGTGTCGCGGTAGAGCTCGGGATGGCTGTGGAAATGCCCGACCGGCGCCATTACGGTGAGCATGCCGCCGCCGGCGGCCTCACTGCTGAACACCCCGGCCTGGCGGATCACGGTGCGCATCGCGTGCTCGTGCGACAGCGTTCCCGCCGCGACCGAGGCGGCGTACTCGCCCAGGCTGTAGCCGAGCACGGCGTCCGGACGAATGCCGGCATGCGCCATCGCCTGGGTGAGGCCGTAGCCGATGCTGAAGATGGCCGGATGCGACAGGCCGATATCGGTCATCTCACGTCGTTTGTTCGCTTCGTCGTAAAGCTCGGCGACGAGATCGCGCGAGGTCATCTCCCGATAAATGGCATTGCAAGCGTCCATCGCCTGCCGGAACGCGGCGTTCCGTGCATACAGCTCTCGGCCCATGCCGTAGTACTGCGAGCCCTGTCCCGAGTACATGAAGACGATGCGCGGCTTCGGCGCGATGGGCACCGGCCTCGCGGCGGCGGTCAAGATCATCGGCGCTTTGCGGATCTTCGAGAACAAGCCGCTCAGTACATCGCCCGGTCCGATTTCCCGCAACGCGACCTCGCCCCGCGCGAGCAGCCACGACATGGATTCGTACCAGTTCACCGGATGGCTGATCTGCTCGATCAACTTCGGCAACCACGCCTCACGCGCATGCGGGCGGGCGCTGCGATTGGAAACGACATCGGCGCGCAGCGGATGCAGGCGGCCCTGCTCGGACAGCTGCCCGACGAACTCGGCGTAGGCGCTCTCGACCTCGCGCATATAGCGCGAATGGAAGGCCGCGCTGACCCTCAAGCGCACGAAGCGCGCCCCTGCCTCGGCAAACACCGGCTCGCAGCGATCGATATCCTCGTGCAGACCCGAGATGACGTGCTGACTGTCGGAATTGATGTTCGCGATATCGATGCCGCTCAATCCCGATTGACCCAGGATCGTGCGCACGCGCGCCAGATCCGGCCCGATGATCGCCGCCATGGCGCCGCGTGGCGCCTGCGCCATCAAGGCGCCGCGCTTGGCGACCAATTCGATCCCGGTCGCGAAATCGAATGCGCCCGCAGCAAACAGCGCGGCGAATTCGCCGAGGCTGTGACCGGCGAAGATCGGCGGCACCACCTCGCCCTCGTCGCGCGCCTGCAGAAACGCCAGCGCGGACACCGCGAACAGCGCCGGCTGGGTGTACTCCGTCTGGTTGAGCAAGCCGCCCGGATCCTCCAGGCATAGCTCGCGCAAGGAATAGCCCAGCACCGCATCGGCCTGCGCGACCAACTCCGGATAGCGCGCGAACAACTCGCCGCCCATGCCTTTGTGCTGCGAACCCTGCCCGGGAAACACCCACACCGTCGTCATCGAAGCCGTCCTCTTCCGTCTCAGGCGACGAGCGCGCGGGTATTGAGCTGCGCGCTCAGCACGTCGACGACGTCCTGCAGCGTATAGCGGTCGCGCTTGTCCGAATCGGCGACACGCACGCTCAGGCGCTGCTCCAGCTCATACCAGATCTCCAGCATTTCCCGCGAATCCACGCCCAGATCGCCTCCCAGATAGAAGTCCGGCTCCACCGTATCGACGGTGAACCCGGTGCGTTTGATCTCATTGATGGCGGACAGCACTTCTGCGTACACGTTCATGTCTCTCTCCTCAGCTAACGTTGCGTTCCGGCACAAGACGGCGCTCGCCCGGACCTCGTTGGCGCGTCGCCGCGCGCGAATGACCAAACTGGCGTTAGAGCAACCCCATCTCGCGCGCGGTCGAGGTGATGAGATCGACGGCGGCATCGATCTCTTCTCGCGTGTGCGTGGCCATCACCGACAAGCGCAGGCGCTCGGCACCCGGCGGGACCATCGGGTATTCCATGATGTTGGCGAACAGCCCGCGACGGTACAGTTCCTTGTTCAATCGCCTGACTGCGCCGTCCTCGCCGAAGAACACCGGCACGATTCCTGATTCGCCGCGGGCGATGCGCATGCCGGCCGCCTCCAGGCGATCCTGGATGTAGCGGACATTGGCATGCAGGTTCTCGATGCGCTGCGGCTCGCGCTCCATCACGTCGAGCGCGGCCGAGATCGCGGCGATCGTCGGCTGCGCCAGGCCGGAAGTGAACAGGTACGGATACGAAAAATTGCGCAGCAGGAAGATATGCTCGTTGCTGCCCGACACGAACGCGCCCTGCGCACCGATCGCCTTGCTGCAGGTGGACATGCGCAGGTCGACCTGGCCGAGCAGATCCAGATGCTCCAGCGTGCCGCGCCCGTTGCGGCCGACCGTACCCAGACCGTGGGCATCGTCGAGGATGGTGATCACGTCGTGGCGCTTGCAGATCTCGATATACTTCTTCAGATCGATGATCAGACCGTCGACCGAGCGCACGCCCTCGACCGTAGAGAAGATCTGCGCGCCCGGCTTGGCCTTGGACTTGATCCGCTCGAGAATCCTCTCGAAGCCGTCGAGTTCGTCCGGATCGAAGGTATAGAACGGAACGCCGGCCATCTTGATCGCATTGATCACGCTGGCGTGGCTGTTCTTGTCGTAGACGATCACGTCGTTGCGGTTCATCAGGCCGGCGACCCAACACAGATTGGCCATGTAGCCGCCAGGCAACAGCACCGCATCTTCGTGTTCGGCCAGCTTGGCCAGCCGAAGTTCCAGGTCGCGATGCTGCTTGGTGTAACCGGAGAATGCAGGCGACCCACCGCTGCCAATGCCATACAGCTCGACCGCCTCGATCACTTTGCGCTTCACATAGGGATCGTTCGACAGGCCCAGATAGCTATTGGAACCGAACACCAGCACTTCATTGAAGACTTCGCTGTTGAGTTCCTTGTACTTCATGCGGCGATCGACCGGACCGAAGCCCTGGCGGCCGACCATGTACCCCGCTTCCAGCTCTTTCACATAAGTTTCGTACTGGTGCGCGAGCCGCTCTTTGAAAGGCTTGCGTTCGAGTTCGATCAAAGCTCTTGAGTCCATTTCAGTTCCCTTCCTTCCTGTTAAGTGTCCCTACCGCTTCCGGAGCATCGTCCACGCGAGCCCTAGCCGAAAAATCCGTTGCGCCTGTACCACTCCGCGCTGTCGCGAACCATCGTGTCGATCGGCGCGGAACGGTAGCCGAGCTCGCGCTGGGCCTTGCTCGAATCGAAGTAATACGTACATCCCATCACGCGCATCCGGTACGCCTCGACCGCGGGCCGGCCAGGGACGAACGGGAACCGGCGCTCCTGCAGGGTGGTCTTCAGACGCAACCAGCGGTAATTCGCCTTCGGAATACGCAGCGGCTTTTCCAGCACTTCGCCAATCACGTTTAGGAAGCGAGCGATGCGAATGTTGTCCCCTCCCAACAGATAGCGCTCTCCGGGCCGTCCATGGGACAACGCACTGACATGCGCGCGCCCCACATCGGCCGCGGAACAATAGCTCGCACCACCCGGCGGACTGAAGGGGAGCTGGTCGTAGTGCGCAGCGATCAACAAGCGTCCCCACTGCAGGTTGTGGTCGTAGGCGCCGACCACTTCCGCCGGATTGAGCACAATCGTCTCCAGGCCGCGCGCATTGGCCTCGAGCACCACGCGCTCGGCTTGCTGTTTGGTCGCCGCATACGGGCTGCGCCTGCGGTAGCCGGTGAGCGGCACGGTTTCGTCGGCGACGCGCGAGGCGTCGTCGAAAGCGCCCACCGTCGATGTGGTGCTGGTGTACACCAGCCGGCGCACGCCATTGCGCAAGGCCGCATCGACGACGTTGCGCGTGCTGTGCACGTTGGCCGCCTGCAATATCGGCAGATCGCTCCACTTGCAACTGGTGTTGCCGGCCGTATGAATCACCGCCTCCGCGCCGCGCATGGCCTGCGACAACGCATCCACATCGCCCAGATCGCCACGGACGATCTGCACACCGAACGGCTCCAGGTACTTCGTGTTCGAGTCCGGCCGCACGATGGCGGTGACGCGATGCCCGGCGGCGACCAGCGCAGAGACGATGTTGAGACCGACGAAGCCATTGCCGCCCGTGACGAATACAGTCATTCAAGAACCTTCCGTTGTAATGGCTTTGGCTTCCATGGTCTTCCAGAAGCGTTCCCGGCTCTCGGATTTGGTGCGCATGCCTAACGCGGACGGCATGCGATCGGGGTTGGAGACGATGCCTTCGAGCAGCACGGTGATCTGTTCGAGCAGCATCGCCGCGCTGGCGTGATCGGGTTCGACCGCGCGATACATCAAGCTCAGCTCCAGCGAATCGACATCGATCGCCGCGGCTACTTCCATGCGCGGCCGCAGGCCGCAGGGATACGCTTCCGAGGCAAGGTGGCGTTCGCCGTCCTCGCCCGGCGCGATCGGCGAACCGAAGCTCACAACGCAATCGAACAACTGCTCGCGCCCGACCCACTCGCCGATCCGTTCGATCGTCGTGCAGGCATGGCGATGCTTGCGTAGCAGGGTCGCCTGCAACTCGCCCAGCCATTCGAGCACCTTCTGCCGGCCGACCGTGCGCACCCGCACCGGCAGCAGGACCGGCTCGCCAGCACGATCGGCACCGAGCAGGCCGAACTGGGAATAGCGGGCATTGCTGTAGCGATTGAGCAACACCGCCCAGGCCGCGGCAATCAGGGTTTCCAGCGCGATGCTGTGGCGCGAACCGAAGGCTTGCAGCAGCTGCGTCAGTGCGGGATCGACCACCTCGGACACGACATGCACCGTGCCAGCCCCCTCGCCGCCCGGCGCCGCGGTTTCCAGCGACATGCGTTCGCCCAAGGCGACCACGGTATCGGTCGCGTCGCCCAGGTGGTCGACCCAGTACCGGCGCACCCACTCGTCGTCGGGCTCGTCTGCCGCAGTCCGCACGGATGCGCCTTCGACGTCGGCGGACAGGACATCCGACAAGCGGCGCCATTCCGCGGATTGTTCCGCTGGTGCAGCGAGCTCTTCGGTTCGGCCGATGCCCAGGCAGTCGTCCGCCTCGGCGCCATCCGACCTCGATTGTGCCGAGGATCCGCCGTCCGGGACGACCAGATTACGCAAGTCGCAACGTACCTGTTCGAACGGCGTGCCCGGGAACGAGGCACGCCGGCGCGACTGGCCGTGGTGAATCGCGGGCCAATCGATCGCTGCACCGCGGACCCACAGCTCGGCGAGCTTGTCGAGATCTCGGGCCCGCAGCAACGTGTCAACAAAGCCGTCTCCAGCATCGCCGTTCAGCAAACGCAACACGTCCAGCGAACCATGGGCTTCGATATCGCCGCAGAACACTCCACTACGGCCGCCGGTCTCGCTCGGGTGCTCCAGCGCCGCAATCAGCGCCTGTGCATCGGCAGCAACCACTGCCAGACGATGGCGATAGGCGATACGCCCAACCTGCGAGGCGTATGCGAGGTCGGCGAATGCCGTCTGGGTCAATCCTTGCGCCGCCTGTTCGCGCATGAAGGCGGCAAGCGAACCTGCGTAGGCCTTCAACCCGTCCTGGCTGCGCGCCGACAGCACGAACAGGACCGGCGATGCGACGTTCGGGGCTCCGGCCGGTGCGGACGCATGCGATTCCACGATCACGAACGCATTGGAACCGCCCATGCCGAACGAGTTGATGCCGGCGATACGCGTGCCCTTGGCATTGCGCGGCCATGCGGTCGCCGTATCGGGAAAACGCAGCGCCGAACCGGCATGATCGAAATTGCTGTTGATGCGGCGCAACTTCGCGCAAGGCGCGAATTCGCCGTGGCGCATGCTCAACAACACCTTGATCAGAGAACCGACGCCGGACGCCGCTTCCATGTGCCCGATACCCGCCTTGCTGCCGACCGCGCACCGACCGACCGCGCTGGAAGTACGCCGCAGCGCATTGTCGAGCGCCTTCAATTCGATCGGATCGCCCAGTTCGGTACCGGTACCGTGCGCTTCGATGCAGTCGATGTCGTCGGCGACCAGGCCGGCATCGCGAATGCAATCGGCGGCGGTGTCTTCCATCGCCTGCAGATTCGGCATGAACTGCCCCGGCCCGGTGCC from Xanthomonas sp. DAR 34887 carries:
- the fabD gene encoding ACP S-malonyltransferase; translation: MTTVWVFPGQGSQHKGMGGELFARYPELVAQADAVLGYSLRELCLEDPGGLLNQTEYTQPALFAVSALAFLQARDEGEVVPPIFAGHSLGEFAALFAAGAFDFATGIELVAKRGALMAQAPRGAMAAIIGPDLARVRTILGQSGLSGIDIANINSDSQHVISGLHEDIDRCEPVFAEAGARFVRLRVSAAFHSRYMREVESAYAEFVGQLSEQGRLHPLRADVVSNRSARPHAREAWLPKLIEQISHPVNWYESMSWLLARGEVALREIGPGDVLSGLFSKIRKAPMILTAAARPVPIAPKPRIVFMYSGQGSQYYGMGRELYARNAAFRQAMDACNAIYREMTSRDLVAELYDEANKRREMTDIGLSHPAIFSIGYGLTQAMAHAGIRPDAVLGYSLGEYAASVAAGTLSHEHAMRTVIRQAGVFSSEAAGGGMLTVMAPVGHFHSHPELYRDTVIGSVNFDGNFVVSGNRAAIDDTRRRLDAQAVVSMSLPVEYPFHSPLLAPIEGAFLRMFDGVPISVPSIAQYSSATAGRLERVVPAHYWKVTSQMVDFRAAIAAIAAEGPCRFVDLGPTGTLSGFIKYGYGDRLEQIATINQFGRNAETVAGAIDKLAA
- a CDS encoding acyl carrier protein, with the protein product MNVYAEVLSAINEIKRTGFTVDTVEPDFYLGGDLGVDSREMLEIWYELEQRLSVRVADSDKRDRYTLQDVVDVLSAQLNTRALVA
- a CDS encoding aminotransferase class I/II-fold pyridoxal phosphate-dependent enzyme, yielding MIELERKPFKERLAHQYETYVKELEAGYMVGRQGFGPVDRRMKYKELNSEVFNEVLVFGSNSYLGLSNDPYVKRKVIEAVELYGIGSGGSPAFSGYTKQHRDLELRLAKLAEHEDAVLLPGGYMANLCWVAGLMNRNDVIVYDKNSHASVINAIKMAGVPFYTFDPDELDGFERILERIKSKAKPGAQIFSTVEGVRSVDGLIIDLKKYIEICKRHDVITILDDAHGLGTVGRNGRGTLEHLDLLGQVDLRMSTCSKAIGAQGAFVSGSNEHIFLLRNFSYPYLFTSGLAQPTIAAISAALDVMEREPQRIENLHANVRYIQDRLEAAGMRIARGESGIVPVFFGEDGAVRRLNKELYRRGLFANIMEYPMVPPGAERLRLSVMATHTREEIDAAVDLITSTAREMGLL
- a CDS encoding NAD-dependent epimerase/dehydratase family protein; translated protein: MTVFVTGGNGFVGLNIVSALVAAGHRVTAIVRPDSNTKYLEPFGVQIVRGDLGDVDALSQAMRGAEAVIHTAGNTSCKWSDLPILQAANVHSTRNVVDAALRNGVRRLVYTSTTSTVGAFDDASRVADETVPLTGYRRRSPYAATKQQAERVVLEANARGLETIVLNPAEVVGAYDHNLQWGRLLIAAHYDQLPFSPPGGASYCSAADVGRAHVSALSHGRPGERYLLGGDNIRIARFLNVIGEVLEKPLRIPKANYRWLRLKTTLQERRFPFVPGRPAVEAYRMRVMGCTYYFDSSKAQRELGYRSAPIDTMVRDSAEWYRRNGFFG